The following DNA comes from Alosa alosa isolate M-15738 ecotype Scorff River chromosome 13, AALO_Geno_1.1, whole genome shotgun sequence.
tatatgcgATGAGTCCATGCAAGGGTGGAATATGAGAAGTAATTGTAGGACTTGTTTTAGTGTGAGTTAAAATGGATAAAAGTGAAATGCCTTACCTTTTTATAGTAGCCTTGAAGTTCTGAAAAACAGCATAAATTGTAATTGATATTGTGAGTCATCTCGATAAAACTATGtcaatgtatcgcaatggatATACTGCTCAATGGGAAGTTCAAGCACAAAGCAGTCGAAGATGGCACCCCCCATGTTTGCGAGGGGAATAAGGTGAATACCGtcagtcgctttggataaacgtGTATATACCATAACTATGTATCTCATTTCAGTTCAGAACTATTGAGGTAATTCAATTTCAATACTGTGTCTGTCTTGAAGTCTTTACTGCCGATACAAGCCATTCACCATGATGGTAATTATCTACTCTGATAAAACCTTAAAAGATTATTGAATTAATCACCAACCTTAATTACTGAATGCCATATAGATAGACAGGTGTCCATTTTTACAACTAAAATCCTGCATTATTTGCATCGGTCCATACCTGCAAGAAGATTCCGTCTTCAGCAACCATCTGCTTCTCAATGGCAGTTATTTTGTCTGAAAGAATGGATATGGCCTTGCTCATCTCATCGATCTTCTCCTTCATCACCAGactcttctgctcctcttcaTGTTTCAGGGTTCTTATTCTGGTTTCTTCTTGATCTTTTAGAAACTGGTGAAGCCCCTCAAACTCCGCCTTGATCTGCTTCTCTGACTGCTGGGCCTGGGCCTTGAATAACCCACACCAAGAAGACAATGTTCATCACAATACGATTCAGCACGATACAATGTTCATCAAAACCAAACTCTAATTTGTATATGAATACAGTCTAATTTTACAGCAATTCTGTTTGTAAATGTGACTTGCTGTTGGCACAGACAGACAATATATCCAAGGTCTGAAAAATTGTTTTTCATGCACAGTCCTGGCTCTGTGAACTGGAAACatagtgggggcagcctgttcCCACATCACAAAACactgcttttttttgttgttgtttttggatGGGGGTGGTCTTTGGTTCAAATGTAATGTAGGTAAAAGTGTTACCTACACCTTTAATGATGATAATAGTACAAATATTGTACTTTTTTTGCCCAGGTGAAATACTTGATGTAACATCTAATTGCATTATCAGTTGTAATTTAACAGGTGCACaataaatgttattttttttacaaacgcAGTGACAGTCATGGATTAAATGGTCTGTTTTTTTAGTTGTTGTGTGAACCTCACCTTAATATGATTGGCTGTTTGATCACATGTCTTTTTAACCTCTTCATATTTTTTCAGCTTCTCTTGTAAGGGCAGCAGAACAGCCTTGAGTTGTTCCTTGAATAGAAACATTTCATACTTCAAGATTAACTGcatgtttatcttttttaaatTACTATTTGGTTGCTTGTTCGGTAGACACTTAATTATTCCCATTGCATTAATCACAATTCTCACCATTAAACAACAGCAACTCACCTTATAATCTTGTGCAGCTTCATCTATGGGAAGAAACTCATGGCCTGCGTGTTTCCTGGAAGTCTGACACACAAGACATACGGGCTGTTTATCCTCCTGGCAGAACAGTTTAAGTCTCTCCTCGTGCAGACTGCAGAGCATTCCCGCATCCCTCTGATTCTTCTCCTTCAGGAAAACCTCACACAGGTTCCTCAGAGACAAGTTCAGTACTGGACTCTCCACTGATGATCTTTTTCTACAAACTGGACACTGTTTAGCTTTCTTGCGTCTCCAGAACTGCTCCAGACAGTCTTTGCAGATACTGTGACTGCACAAAAGAATGACGGGATCCTTGAAAATGTCATAGCAAATTGGACAAGTGAGGTCCTCCTCAGGTAGAGACCTCTTAGATGAGCGTGGGTAAGATGCCATCCTCTTATCTGAAAACATGAAGTGTACACGCTCACTAAATCACATCTAATCATCTAGGCTACATTAGCAAAGCCTATACATTTGACTTAAAATGGTTTATGCTTTGTTCATTAAAAAGATTGACTTCCGCATCATTCTTCTCCTTACGGAGACAATAACTTTGCTCGACGCTTTCAGTGTAAACAATTGTAACTTTTAAGTTCCGTTTAACAAAACTCGCCTCAGTAAATCACGCCCAATAGTCTATGGTAGCCTATGTTTTTCCAACGAATGAAAATAGATCTCCAGATTTGCAGACAAACTTAAAAATGGCAGAATACCTGAAgtaaacaaacatattttacagTCAACGCTACTTCCTTCTTTGTCCACGTTGTCTTTCACCAACTCCAGACACTTGATTGGTCTAAACTGCTTTTAAGTCACTCCCTTACTCATGCAGGAAGAGTGCCCTAGGGGTGTGAATAccaataatttaaaatatataggctataaaaaacaGAGACGGTAAAGTCCGGCTTCAGAGGTCCTACCACATTTTTTTCCAATCATTCACTTAATCATAGTATTCTaattctaattagcacaactcttcaGATTACCTAGTGAAATCAGCAGTCTTCAGTGACAGCCGACCTGCGTGGGACACTGTTTGGACGGCTTGATGGTCCAGAAGGTGTCAATGCAGGCTTTGCAGATGGTGTGGCTGCAGGACAGGATCACAGGGTCCACAAAGATGTCGCAGCAGACGACAGGTGAGGTCCTCCTCAGATAAAGAACGCTTGTATGCCATATCTAActttctatctctttcactTTCCCCCCTGGTTTAAAGGGCTCCTCTGTAGCCTTTAAACttttactttctctttctctgaggACACTGAGAATTGTCTTTCCCTTTCTCAAGAGTAGATCCTGAGGGTACTCTTGAGTTTTGTCTCTTAAAATGCTTCTCTGCGTCTCCAGCCTGAGAGAAAGATGTTGTTTTGAACAAAGACCAGGAGGAAAATACGACACAAACGTAAGTGTGTTCCTCCTCTCAGAGGACCAGTAGTCTAAGCGAATTAGCCTAGAAAAGGGTCAAAGGTGGAAGTAAATACAGCAAAAGCATATTTGGTATCATTTGAATCGTAATTTTCTGTAGATTAAGAATTTGTGGTGCCTACAGTGCAGATTTgtactgaaaaaaatatatagggcTTTGAATGGAGCATGGCACAATGAGTTTTGGGCCAAAAACGTATGTTAGTACATCTTGATATTAGCTGATATCTCTTAAGCCAATTGAAAGATATTCATCAAACTTGGTCTACTTACCCACTATAAGTTGTCAAAGAGCTGGCAAGACAATTTAGGtcttgaggtcaaaggtcaaggttacaaggtgtcacacaaataACTCGCATGCAGTATTTGGTTCATATCTCCAAAGCAGACTGATGGATCTTCATTAACTCTAGTACATTTATTGTCTATACAAGTTAGATGAACTTAGGGACTCAGGGCcatggggtcaaaggttaaGGTCAGTTTCATCCCCTGATATACAAGGTTATTGACGGTGGAGACATGCTAATCAACATGCCATGTTTAATTCAATTACTGTAACTATAGCATTTTTACATAATTTAGCATATAGACTTGGTTGTTTTTGACATGGGGAGTACCTATCTACAGCACAATGAGTTCAATACCCCTCCTTTATATATAAGAATCAAGATTCTGATTGCAATTACTGTAGGCAAATGTGCTTAGCAGTTACACAGCAGTGAAATACTTCCACTAGCATAGTCATGACCTGATCAATATCTCTTTCAATATTGCCCATGCAGTCCTTTCCACAGTACAAGCAGTGCTACTTCCAGCTGTAAATTATAGCTTTCTCTGCTGTTGTGACTTTCCATAAGTTAGCATGGCTGTTAACTGTGGCCCTTGCTATTTTTCCCTTCATGGACAAGGTGTTGTCCACTTTCTCCTGGCAATTTCTGTAACCCTGAAGACTAGCATTGTCCTAAAGGTTTTGATGTTAGTAATGTGGCATGTCCGTTGTtatctgttcagttgaagttacgggtgggcaaaaaataatatctaaatATTTTGGAAGATTTTGACGGTAGATATCCGTCATCTTGTAGCACTGGCTTGCAAAAGCTGATTTACTATAGCATTGCTATAGGcaacaacacatttttaaagGGTGGTTCAGGATATTGGAcaaaggacctcatttccaagttagcatgtgtgatatttatcagtggagaccgttttcaacacgtttcattcagtccttctagttgcagagtttgcaggtgctaAGCTAGCGCAAGTAATCAGTATGTTAGcatgccactaaaaacagtcttacccactccacagtacacccaGGCAAATACATTATAACGGcagacaaatattttttttttattacacacagacatttacattggCCGACtgtcgatgtaaatgtctgtgtgttgatagttttatatttctaacattattctatccatgcatttcaatgattgcataacattttgagggactagtttcttagcagtGATTAGTAGTACTGCGTCGAAAAGTAAACAGAGAAGCGCACTCCAATCAGGATACTGTCGTGGAAAAtgtctaccctggaaatccagagttctcgcgagaacACAAtggaatgagcaatgatgcaggttacttttaccccttgcatcccggGGAATCAATCAAATCGGCGTATCTGATATATGCGGGCCAGAGGCGccatgacgacagcgctgcaacgttggaggtcagtaaacattggtcatagtgttatccaattgtgtcgaagtccggaatcattcagagtaaacatcggtctagtgttatccaattgcatgcagtgagattttcaaatgcatgcttggtgccgctcctcgagttgggccattacattgttcgtggccagacccttaatctatctagattaccagggtctggattttccaggctagaaaATGTCCACTTCCAAATCCAATTGTCCAATTAACAATTATCACTTGACtatttagtaatttagcattctggaacaaggcgtccgaaggagacaatgtAGATAGAAGATTTTCcgaagactgttgatctttattcaccgtattgcaatgatagtacagcccaaccatcaaagcaatagggaggagatgtcatcagctggggcCCCCGACAAGATCTCCCCTACGGATGgctatacactatattttatactCCTCAGCCCTTGAGAAGTGCCACCCTCTCACGCCATCTCCATCAACACCCTTCACCAATCAGTATCAAGCAGGGTCACTTACATTGGTGGAAAccatcttcccatcatgcataaaaCTATATGCAAACCTATGTAATGCATAGGTAAGATATGTAAAATAGTGTAACCCTAAGTTTTTCTGGTTccttccagtttggtgaaataaGGCCTTCTTATCTTATTCTCTTCCTAGCTGGACAGGCCCTAACTCATAAGGCACAGTGGCCTCCTCATCCCTGTCCTGTCCAGTCCTCACCAGCTTGATAACACCTCCTCTCCCTTAACCATGTAAAGGAGGAGATCCTCTCATCCTGGTACCCCCAGTACTTTTCCACTCACCCCACTCTTCTGACAGTTGGTCTGGCCTACACAAGATACAGTGACCTCACACTGCTCACGGCAAATGCAGTGGCATTAAGACTTATGACACTAATGACTACATTCTTCTAAACATGAAAACCCATGCAATAGTATAAACCTTTATGAAACCCATGATTACATCCCTTCACATCCTGAAAACCCACCATAATACCTAGTAGAATCCTAGGTAATGTCAGTCTGCTGCTGCCGTTGCTTATAtgcctactaccaacttcagggaacaaagtataactattgcaatgcaatgcaagggtagtttttatttctaacactattctatcaacatagACATTTACATTGCTTGTCTGGCATTATAATTTAAGTTGAAGGAAATCGCTCAAGATGACAATGTTTATCAGATGTTTGACAGAAATGGTTTGGATTTAATCTAAAACTTCTGCTATTCAGCTTGTCTAAATGAACTACAATGTTGTTATTGATGTACTGAATGTTATGTAATAGTACTTTGTTTTTTACTCCAATATCATTTATGAACTGAAACAGTTATTTTAAAACAGGTATTCACACAgatgtttgcatttttaaaacagcaaattattttgatTTCCCCTGGTTTCAGAGAGGCTACTACTACAATACTAAAATAAGATGTGGATTTTGAAACAACTGTTTTTATACAGAAAATAAAGTTAGTTTTGCTTTAATAAATGTCCTAATCTTAATCTTAATCTAATGTCAATTCAGATAGCCGATTCTATGCCTCAGCCACCTATAGCCTCATGACCTTTAACCTCTACTGTGATCCCATGATCTTTAATGCCTTATCAGTTAATTTAGGCTTAATTAACTGTGTTGGGTTTAATGAGGATCCTTCAATCTGCTTGAGAGGTATAACACAAACATTGCTTGTCAAgtgtgaccttgacctttgaccccaagacATTAAACACCTACTAATTTCATCAAGAATTTATGGTGAGTAAGTACATCAAGTTTGGTAAAGATCCTTTTACCAGTATGGGAGATATCAGCTAATATCTATATGTGATAATATACTATTTTGGCCAAATAATCATTATACCATGGTCCATTCAAAGCTGTATATCGTTTTTCTGGTACAAATCTGCGCTGTAGGCACCTGAAATTCTTAATCTACATAAAATTACGGTTCGATTGATACCAAATATTCTTTTGCTGTATTTACTTCCACCTTCAACCCTAATTCGCTCAGACTACAGGGGGAGGGGCTTCACATGGGTAAATTCTTTCATGACTAATGCCTACAGAATGTCCACAATCTCTTGCCCGTAACACTTTTGCTTTGGTTTGGTCTGATATCAAAGGGCAGAGCTCTATTAAATAGCTATCCAAGCCTTTTATTAGTCAAGTGACttgtatttatatagcacatttaaaaacaacaggagtTGACCAGATGT
Coding sequences within:
- the LOC125305992 gene encoding nuclear factor 7, brain-like isoform X2, encoding MASYPRSSKRSLPEEDLTCPICYDIFKDPVILLCSHSICKDCLEQFWRRKKAKQCPVCRKRSSVESPVLNLSLRNLCEVFLKEKNQRDAGMLCSLHEERLKLFCQEDKQPVCLVCQTSRKHAGHEFLPIDEAAQDYKEQLKAVLLPLQEKLKKYEEVKKTCDQTANHIKAQAQQSEKQIKAEFEGLHQFLKDQEETRIRTLKHEEEQKSLVMKEKIDEMSKAISILSDKITAIEKQMVAEDGIFLQNFKATIKSSQCMLQNSESVSLSGALIDVPKHLGNLKFRVRESMDQYIPVILDPNTAHSSLIISEDLTSLRRSHDAQALPNNPERCCLWECVLGSEGYSSGSHSWDVEVVDSRDWDVGVTTESNWKRFSWKEVWRVGYRECGLHYPGPVHVIEQKLHTLRVHLDLDRGQLSFFDALQDTHVHTFEHTFTEKAFPFFYLLDNHTIRILPLNNSY
- the LOC125305992 gene encoding nuclear factor 7, brain-like isoform X1; this translates as MFSDKRMASYPRSSKRSLPEEDLTCPICYDIFKDPVILLCSHSICKDCLEQFWRRKKAKQCPVCRKRSSVESPVLNLSLRNLCEVFLKEKNQRDAGMLCSLHEERLKLFCQEDKQPVCLVCQTSRKHAGHEFLPIDEAAQDYKEQLKAVLLPLQEKLKKYEEVKKTCDQTANHIKAQAQQSEKQIKAEFEGLHQFLKDQEETRIRTLKHEEEQKSLVMKEKIDEMSKAISILSDKITAIEKQMVAEDGIFLQNFKATIKSSQCMLQNSESVSLSGALIDVPKHLGNLKFRVRESMDQYIPVILDPNTAHSSLIISEDLTSLRRSHDAQALPNNPERCCLWECVLGSEGYSSGSHSWDVEVVDSRDWDVGVTTESNWKRFSWKEVWRVGYRECGLHYPGPVHVIEQKLHTLRVHLDLDRGQLSFFDALQDTHVHTFEHTFTEKAFPFFYLLDNHTIRILPLNNSY